In Anopheles cruzii chromosome X, idAnoCruzAS_RS32_06, whole genome shotgun sequence, one genomic interval encodes:
- the LOC128278921 gene encoding dorsal-ventral patterning protein Sog, giving the protein MAKFIPTLCLVPWLMTVVLLLMIGFGVRTATARRHPLLIEDEGTRRNRPAECQFGKTIRELHSTWFADLGPPFGVMYCIMCECVPFPKKRRVVGRVQCRNIKNECPKVTCEDPILFPGRCCKACPGDTQSPDIPQDLPQATMPEEEERSKHFAALLTGRTSSFLRQDDEDTQYTTSNPQNVIATGRFSFHKKNLYYSFYVSPRASRPRSIQFVHANGNILEEHTLAIATDAARFSVYQNATGKVCGVWRRVPREYRRLLRDELVSVVLLWGSKNQAELAIAGLIARYPALAHELFSSLLEPASTDIATNSDPKMGGAGGTAIVSTSSGVTSSIHLTLVLNGLFAPDEISDVPLLVRLETADRRQLILEDVQRIRKPSHELNVLELSSPVSINDLRLLTRGKLALTVESKRNPDALRLHGAVRARVACEIFQTLLTPAGMESTTADASGMAWMYLNREGTLVYQVQTHAITGGSLSEPIITLLDDSAKRKPEVETLTVHHRHQHHSEGQGAATELIVSGTVERMGPRLLEPLYAAELAVNVAASDQNLTMLHGKFVTRHVADARDAGAPVLLLRPSGAISAESTTLGGHALGMAWLAVDNECNLHYDLSLAGVPSSMHPLSLFIEELPLEAPNAPVHRRLLQEFSGNHLEGFALELPTRELAKLETSVIYLEVRSNATRESLLRSKVRSVTRVPHHCSTGVSVASSGGQDNEVQQHHYPFLANDLPTGLVSAESSKCFHANRFYDEGVAWRSALETCTMCSCDHRQVKCEAIRCPPLQCRNEDIVQQHGDCCATCNTSKYAGQPSNTDSAVDVVLGPTAIERGCHLGDEFHTAGSTWHPYLHPSGFEVCTICSCELFTLQVKCSRAHCQPLTCSEKVAYRPDKKACCKVCPQVKEPKVSKKGLQNNRESNKDELQDEAGSVIGTLRSAQTILAAGGCRYDENIYENGQEYHPILATHGEEKCIKCRCKDGKLNCNRKRCSQSKCHRQFAKRLTQQQQSLDECCPCRPARHQRKRQQQQQHH; this is encoded by the exons AGTGTCAATTTGGAAAGACCATACGTGAATTGCATTCGACCTGGTTTGCTGATCTGGGGCCTCCGTTTGGAGTGATGTATTGCATCATGTGCGAATGTGTACCG TTTCCCAAAAAGCGCCGTGTTGTTGGCCGTGTCCAGTGCCGCAACATCAAGAACGAGTGTCCCAAGGTGACCTGCGAGGATCCAATACTATTTCCAGGAAGATGTTGCAAGGCCTGTCCGGGAGATACTCAAA GTCCTGACATACCGCAAGATCTTCCCCAGGCGACAATGCCGGAAGAAGAGGAACGTAGCAAAC ATTTCGCCGCCCTCCTAACCGGTCGCACGTCGTCGTTTCTACGTCAGGACGATGAAGACACCCAGTATACTACGTCCAACCCTCAGAACGTGATCGCGACCGGTCGTTTTTcgttccacaaaaaaaatctgtaCTACAGCTTCTATGTGTCGCCACGTGCGAGTCGTCCTCGCTCAATTCAGTTCGTGCACGCCAACGGCAACATCCTTGAGGAACATACATTGGCGATTGCAACGGATGCCGCTCGTTTCAGCGTTTATCAAAACGCAACGGGTAAGGTGTGCGGCGTGTGGCGCCGTGTGCCACGCGAGTATCGTCGTTTGCTGCGCGATGAATTAGTGAGCGTGGTTTTGCTCTGGGGCAGCAAGAATCAGGCCGAGTTGGCGATCGCCGGGCTCATAGCACGCTATCCTGCCCTTGCACATGAACTATTTAGCTCACTCCTTGAACCGGCTAGTACTGATATTGCAACCAATAGTGACCCGAAAATGGGTGGAGCGGGTGGTACCGCGATTGTTTCTACGAGCAGTGGCGTCACCTCATCGATCCACTTGACGCTCGTGCTGAATGGGTTATTTGCGCCAGATGAAATCAGCGACGTGCCATTACTGGTGCGGCTTGAGACTGCCGATCGACGCCAGCTGATCCTGGAGGATGTGCAGCGCATCCGGAAGCCATCACATGAGCTGAACGTGCTCGAGTTATCGTCACCAGTGTCAATAAATGATCTGCGTCTTCTAACTCGTGGCAAACTGGCGCTGACCGTTGAATCAAAGCGCAACCCAGATGCGTTGCGTCTGCACGGCGCAGTACGAGCACGCGTTGCCTGTGAGATCTTCCAGACCCTGCTCACTCCAGCTGGAATGGAGTCAACCACAGCCGACGCCTCTGGAATGGCTTGGATGTACCTAAACCGTGAAGGGACACTAGTGTATCAGGTTCAAACACATGCCATTACCGGTGGGAGCCTCTCTGAACCGATCATCACGCTTCTTGATGATAGTGCGAAGCGCAAGCCGGAAGTTGAAACGCTGACTGTCCACcatcggcaccagcaccactcTGAGGGACAAGGGGCTGCAACGGAATTAATCGTTAGTGGCACCGTCGAAAGGATGGGACCACGGCTGCTCGAGCCGCTGTACGCCGCCGAGTTGGCGGTTAATGTGGCTGCTAGCGACCAGAATCTCACGATGTTACATGGTAAATTCGTGACACGTCACGTGGCGGATGCACGAGATGCAGGCGCTCCAGTGCTGTTGCTTCGACCGAGCGGAGCCATTTCTGCTGAATCAACCACCCTTGGAGGGCATGCACTTGGCATGGCGTGGCTGGCTGTGGATAACGAGTGTAACCTTCACTACGACCTCTCACTGGCGGGTGTACCGAGCTCAATGCATCCATTGTCACTATTCATCGAGGAACTTCCGCTAGAAGCTCCAAATGCTCCAGTCCACCGGCGATTACTACAAGAGTTCAGCGGTAACCATCTAGAAGGATTCGCCCTTGAGCTTCCGACCCGAGAACTTGCCAAGCTCGAAACGAGCGTAATTTACCTGGAAGTTCGCTCGAACGCTACTCGGGAGTCATTGCTTCGATCAAAAGTGCGCTCAGTGACGCGCGTGCCGCACCACTGTAGTACAGGCGTTTCTGTTGCGAGCAGTGGCGGCCAGGATAATGAGGTTCAGCAGCATCACTATCCATTTCTCGCAAACGATCTTCCTACGGGACTAGTAAGCGCTGAAAGCTCCAAATGTTTCCACGCTAACCGTTTCTACGATGAaggtgtggcgtggcgtagtGCACTCGAGACGTGCACTATGTGCTCGTGCGATCATCGGCAAGTAAAATGCGAAGCAATTCGCTGCCCGCCGCTACAATGTCGCAACGAGGATATCGTGCAGCAACACGGCGACTGCTGCGCGACATGCAACA CTTCTAAATACGCAGGGCAGCCTAGCAACACCGATTCCGCGGTGGATGTAGTTCTAGGACCGACTGCTATCGAGCGTGGTTGCCACCTCGGCGACGAGTTTCACACAGCCGGCTCTACGTGGCACCCGTATCTGCACCCGAGTGGCTTCGAAGTATGCACCATCTGTAGCTGCGAGTTGTTTACGCTGCAAGTCAAGTGTTCTCGGGCTCATTGCCAACCGCTCACTTGTAGCGAAAAAGTAGCCTACCGGCCCGACAAGAAAGCTTGCTGCAAGGTTTGCCCCCAG GTGAAGGAGCCAAAGGTTTCGAAAAAGGGCCTACAGAATAATCGAGAGAGCAACAAGGATGAGCTGCAGGATGAGGCAGGAAGTGTGATTGGTACGTTGCGATCGGCGCAAACCATTcttgccgccggtggctgtCGCTACGACGAAAACATCTACGAGAACGGGCAAGAGTACCACCCTATACTGGCTACTCATGGTGAGGAAAAATGTATCAAATGCCGCTGCAAG gACGGAAAACTCAACTGTAACCGCAAACGGTGCAGCCAGTCCAAGTGTCATCGACAGTTTGCGAAGCGCCTtacccaacagcaacaatcaTTAGATGAGTGCTGTCCTTGCCGACCAGCACGTCATCAGCGGAaacgacagcaacagcagcaacatcattaG